Proteins encoded in a region of the Deltaproteobacteria bacterium genome:
- a CDS encoding Trk family potassium uptake protein yields the protein MRDNPYITILLGFAVVIILGTVVLSLPASTVDGRGLPLDDAFFIATSATCVTGLSTVVIGKILTPMGQGVLLAMIQVGGLGLMTLSTFFGLLLGIHPRIQNRIVIKEALNQVEEFHIKHLIWRIILYTLGMETAGAIIFAARTGLGDDPMRGIFSAVFHSVSAFCNAGFTLYSDSLSAFRFDPVINVTVMVLVVGGGIGFWVIYGFYESFKSRIRGDVIHPSSLQTQVVVRMTAALILIGTILFMVLEGSRSGASGLDLFWISAFQSVTTRTAGFNTVDIASLSFPTLIWIMAWMFIGASPGSTGGGVKTTTFAVMLASMRAVLTGREKVELRKRTLPETVVRRAHAVFLASIGWVFVAVFALSMIGVAGGASTFLPILFETISAFGTVGLSMGLTTSLTVAGKVILSLTMFAGRVGPLSLILALAQKPDRAQIVYPEQQLPIG from the coding sequence ATGCGGGATAATCCCTATATTACCATTCTACTGGGGTTCGCGGTGGTGATCATCCTGGGGACCGTTGTCCTTTCCCTCCCCGCGAGCACGGTTGACGGGAGAGGTCTTCCCCTGGATGACGCTTTCTTTATAGCGACATCCGCGACCTGTGTTACGGGTCTCTCTACGGTGGTAATCGGGAAAATTCTGACGCCCATGGGGCAGGGTGTTCTCCTGGCCATGATACAGGTGGGCGGGCTTGGACTGATGACCCTCTCCACCTTTTTCGGCCTGCTCCTGGGGATCCATCCGCGTATTCAGAACAGGATTGTCATTAAAGAGGCCCTCAATCAGGTCGAAGAGTTTCACATCAAGCATCTTATTTGGAGGATTATCCTTTACACTCTTGGGATGGAAACCGCGGGAGCGATAATCTTCGCGGCCAGAACCGGACTGGGGGATGATCCGATGAGGGGAATTTTCTCCGCGGTTTTTCATTCCGTGTCGGCCTTCTGCAACGCAGGATTTACTCTCTATTCCGACAGTCTGTCCGCGTTCCGATTTGACCCGGTGATCAATGTCACCGTTATGGTCCTCGTTGTTGGAGGGGGCATAGGTTTCTGGGTGATCTACGGTTTCTATGAGAGTTTCAAGTCACGGATCAGGGGAGATGTAATCCATCCCTCAAGCCTTCAGACCCAGGTTGTTGTCAGGATGACCGCTGCCCTTATCCTGATTGGAACGATCCTTTTTATGGTTCTCGAAGGGAGTCGGTCCGGAGCCAGCGGCCTCGATCTGTTCTGGATCTCGGCATTTCAGTCCGTTACGACAAGAACAGCCGGCTTCAACACTGTCGACATCGCGTCGCTTTCCTTTCCAACCCTCATCTGGATCATGGCCTGGATGTTTATCGGCGCGTCTCCAGGGTCCACCGGAGGCGGTGTAAAAACCACGACCTTCGCGGTTATGCTGGCTTCCATGAGGGCTGTTCTGACCGGTAGAGAAAAGGTCGAACTCAGGAAACGAACTCTGCCGGAGACGGTAGTCCGCAGGGCCCACGCTGTGTTTCTGGCCTCCATTGGATGGGTGTTTGTCGCTGTTTTCGCTCTCTCCATGATCGGTGTTGCCGGGGGGGCATCCACCTTCCTCCCTATTCTGTTCGAGACGATATCCGCCTTCGGGACTGTGGGATTGAGTATGGGGCTGACGACATCCCTCACCGTGGCGGGGAAGGTTATCCTCTCGCTTACGATGTTTGCAGGGCGGGTAGGTCCCCTCAGCCTGATCCTGGCCCTTGCCCAGAAACCCGACAGGGCGCAGATCGTGTATCCTGAGCAGCAGCTGCCCATCGGGTAA
- a CDS encoding protein-glutamate O-methyltransferase CheR, with amino-acid sequence MDLLPSEDVWAFEALKELLMGEKGFDLEAYKVRCILRRIYLRVRSKGFPSLGQYFKVLNRNPEELERLFQYLTINVTEFFRNPSAFRYLYERILPALLAERVGRGVINIWSAGCSSGEEPYSLAILVLEVMKNLGVRNAFHILATDVDVAVLARAETGRYSADALKNATEEEKSRYFIPDGDGYLIGKKPKGLVTFRAANLLVDPPGEKQDLILCRNLLIYLSREKQEKVISNFAGDMRPGGYLMLGKAETLIGRSRLYYQNISPTERIYRKRDVPLEGDNPTP; translated from the coding sequence ATGGATTTACTCCCTTCTGAGGATGTTTGGGCTTTTGAGGCGCTCAAGGAACTTCTCATGGGGGAGAAGGGTTTTGACCTGGAGGCGTACAAGGTTCGATGCATCCTACGAAGGATATATCTTCGTGTGCGTTCGAAAGGGTTTCCCAGCCTTGGTCAATATTTCAAGGTTTTGAACAGGAACCCGGAGGAACTGGAAAGACTTTTTCAGTACCTGACTATCAACGTTACCGAGTTTTTCCGTAACCCTTCAGCCTTCCGTTACCTTTATGAACGGATTCTGCCGGCGCTGCTTGCCGAACGGGTCGGAAGGGGCGTAATTAACATCTGGAGCGCCGGCTGTTCAAGCGGTGAGGAGCCGTACAGCCTGGCTATTCTGGTCCTCGAGGTAATGAAAAACCTGGGTGTGCGCAACGCTTTTCATATACTTGCGACGGATGTGGACGTGGCAGTGCTTGCACGGGCCGAGACCGGCCGATATTCCGCTGACGCATTGAAAAACGCCACCGAGGAGGAAAAGTCCCGATATTTTATTCCCGACGGCGATGGCTACCTGATAGGAAAAAAACCGAAGGGGCTGGTAACATTCAGGGCCGCGAATTTGTTGGTAGATCCTCCAGGGGAAAAACAGGACTTGATTTTGTGCAGAAACCTGTTGATATATCTCTCCAGAGAAAAGCAGGAAAAGGTTATCTCAAACTTTGCCGGCGATATGCGGCCCGGCGGATACCTGATGCTGGGAAAGGCCGAAACGCTCATTGGCCGGAGCCGGTTATATTACCAGAATATCTCCCCCACGGAGAGGATCTATCGGAAACGTGACGTCCCTCTTGAAGGGGACAATCCCACCCCCTGA
- a CDS encoding methyl-accepting chemotaxis protein, translating into MKYKLILSFLMVIAVVVFVPFLFDLLNVKGGWSQLGSTSAAIAVGLILGSVVSTSITRDLREMRDVAIKISRGDLTQDLSPLEKHFEDEITDLRAAIRVMVQRLALMVKEVTGSSVEVHESAQTLSATAEEMNASTEEIAAAIDGISKGAETQATQVEKMVTTIRQMASSLESMAEKSRESAKISTEAGYTAQAGSKHTESAVNKLKQVFDTVSRASGTVTGFSERSKEIGEIVDIITGVAQQTTLLALNATIEAARAGDYGRGFAVVAEEVRKLAENTGQFAEKISGIVGRLQNETEQVLLSMKDVGGVLDEGQEIVQTMGGALEDIVKIVMETTSGAQEVSQITEAQSKAAAELTRAMDEIAKVAEDNAASTEEVSAATEEQTASMEELAAAAQDLTALSDKLNKLSEEFKA; encoded by the coding sequence ATGAAATACAAACTGATCCTGTCCTTCCTCATGGTGATCGCTGTGGTGGTTTTTGTTCCCTTTCTGTTCGACCTATTAAACGTCAAGGGGGGATGGAGCCAGCTCGGCTCAACTTCAGCGGCAATCGCAGTCGGCCTTATCCTGGGAAGCGTGGTTTCTACCAGTATAACCCGCGACCTGCGTGAAATGAGGGATGTGGCCATTAAGATAAGCAGGGGCGATCTCACGCAGGATCTATCCCCGCTGGAGAAACACTTTGAGGATGAAATAACCGATCTCCGGGCAGCTATTCGTGTTATGGTCCAGCGGCTGGCCCTCATGGTCAAGGAGGTGACCGGTTCGTCCGTTGAAGTCCATGAATCGGCCCAGACACTCTCGGCAACCGCGGAGGAGATGAATGCCTCCACCGAGGAGATAGCCGCGGCTATTGACGGGATCAGCAAGGGTGCGGAAACTCAGGCAACCCAGGTGGAGAAGATGGTAACGACCATTCGGCAGATGGCGTCCAGCCTCGAGTCCATGGCCGAAAAATCCAGGGAATCGGCCAAAATTTCCACGGAGGCAGGCTATACCGCCCAAGCGGGCAGTAAGCATACGGAAAGCGCCGTCAATAAGCTTAAGCAGGTCTTTGACACCGTTTCCCGCGCCAGTGGGACGGTCACCGGATTCAGCGAGCGGAGCAAAGAGATCGGTGAAATCGTCGACATCATCACCGGGGTTGCACAACAGACAACCCTCCTGGCTTTGAATGCCACCATCGAGGCTGCAAGAGCCGGTGACTACGGCCGCGGATTCGCGGTGGTGGCAGAGGAAGTTCGTAAGCTCGCGGAGAACACCGGACAGTTCGCTGAAAAAATCTCCGGTATTGTAGGAAGACTCCAGAATGAGACGGAACAGGTTCTTCTCTCTATGAAAGATGTCGGGGGGGTCCTGGACGAAGGCCAGGAGATTGTTCAGACCATGGGCGGAGCGTTGGAGGATATCGTGAAGATCGTCATGGAAACCACGAGCGGCGCCCAGGAGGTCTCACAGATTACTGAAGCCCAGAGCAAGGCCGCGGCGGAACTGACCCGAGCTATGGACGAGATCGCAAAGGTTGCGGAGGATAATGCCGCTTCGACGGAGGAGGTTTCGGCAGCTACGGAAGAACAGACAGCCTCCATGGAGGAACTCGCGGCGGCCGCACAGGACCTTACGGCGCTTTCGGACAAGTTGAATAAACTGTCCGAGGAGTTCAAGGCCTGA
- a CDS encoding response regulator, which produces MAIKVMIVDDAMFMRNMIGDIFQGKKFADEEYEVVAEAENGIEAVEKYKEFRPDIVTMDIVMPEMTGIEALKEIIKIDESAKVIMCSALGQDSLVMEALDAGAKDFIVKPFQPEKVLDVVIRILSDAR; this is translated from the coding sequence ATGGCAATAAAGGTAATGATCGTCGATGACGCGATGTTCATGCGAAACATGATAGGGGACATCTTTCAGGGAAAAAAGTTCGCCGATGAGGAATACGAGGTCGTTGCCGAAGCCGAGAACGGTATTGAAGCGGTGGAAAAATATAAGGAATTCCGGCCCGATATTGTCACCATGGATATTGTGATGCCCGAGATGACGGGCATTGAAGCTCTTAAGGAGATCATCAAAATCGATGAGTCTGCCAAGGTCATCATGTGCAGTGCATTGGGACAGGACAGCCTGGTCATGGAAGCCCTGGATGCCGGAGCCAAGGATTTTATCGTAAAACCGTTTCAACCCGAGAAGGTTCTCGATGTGGTCATCAGGATTCTCTCGGACGCCAGATAA